One Symphalangus syndactylus isolate Jambi chromosome 20, NHGRI_mSymSyn1-v2.1_pri, whole genome shotgun sequence DNA segment encodes these proteins:
- the KIF18B gene encoding kinesin-like protein KIF18B isoform X3: protein MLDLDWACTSATRAWPSVGRPRERSSCSRVRKNWALLHTRTKGLGLSACQCGVGVATVMAVEDSTLQVVVRVRPPTPRELDSQRRPVVQVVDERVLVFNPEEPDGGFPGLKWGGTHDGPKKKGKDLTFVFDRVFGEAATQQDVFQHTTHSILDSFLQGYNCSVFAYGATGAGKTHTMLGREGDPGIMYLTTVELYRRLEARQQEKRFEVLISYQEVYNEQIHDLLEPKGPLAIREDPDKGVVVQGLSFHQPASAKQLLEMLTRGNRNRTQHPTDANATSSRSHAIFQIFVKQQDRVPGLTQAVQVAKMSLIDLAGSERASSTHAKGERLREGANINRSLLALINVLNALADAKSRKTHVPYRDSKLTRLLKDSLGGNCRTVMIAAISPSSLTYEDTYNTLKYADRAKEIRLSLKSNVTSLDCHISQYATICQQLQAEVAALRKKLQVYEGGGQPPPQDLPGSPKSGPPPQHLPSSPLPPHPPSQPCTPELPAGPRAFQEESLGTEAQVERAMEGNSSDQEQSPKDQDEGPAEEVPTQMPEQNPTHALPESPGMTLQPKPVMGHLSAQELDGDRSKQLALKVLCLAQRQFSLLRAANLLTPDMITEFETLQQLVQEEKIEPGAEASRTSGLARGAPLAQELCSESNPVQSPLRPEPPGYTGPVTRTMARRLSGPLHTLGIPPGPNCTPAQGSRWPMEKKRRRPSTLEPDSPMAPKRGTKRQRQSFLPCLRRVSLPDTQPSQGPSTPRGERASSPCHSPRFCPATVIKSRVPLGPSAMQNCSTPLALPTRDLNATFDLSEEPPSKPSFHECIGWDKIPQELSRLDQPFIPRVPVPLFTMKGPKPTSSLPGTSACKKKRVVSSSVSRGRSRIACLPSSTWKRPAGPLVLPGDWH from the exons ATGCTGGACCTAGACTGGGCCTGCACATCTGCCACCAGGGCCTGGCCCTCTGTAGGTCGGCCCCGTGAAAGGTCCTCCTGCTCGCGAGTGAGGAAGAATTGGGCTCTTCTGCACACTAGAACTAAAGGCCTGGGACTCTCTGCATGTCAGTGTGGAGTAG GTGTTGCCACAGTGATGGCAGTGGAGGACAGCACGCTGCAAGTGGTGGTACGGGTGCGGCCCCCCACCCCTCGGGAGCTGGACAGTCAGCGGCGGCCAGTGGTTCAGGTGGTGGATGAGCGGGTGCTGGTGTTTAACCCTGAGGAGCCCGATGGAGGGTTCCCTGGCCTGAAATGGGGTGGCACCCATGATGGCCCCAAGAAGAAGGGCAAAGACCTGACGTTTGTCTTTGACCGGGTCTTTGGCGAGGCGGCCACCCAACAGGACGTGTTCCAGCACACCACACACAGCATCCTGGACAGCTTCCTCCAGGGCTACAACTGTTCAG TGTTTGCCTACGGGGCCACCGGGGCTGGGAAGACACACACCATGCTGGGAAGGGAGGGGGACCCTGGCATCATGTACCTGACCACCGTGGAACTGTACAGGCGCCTGGAGGCCCGCCAGCAGGAGAAGCGCTTCGAGGTGCTCATCAGCTACCAGGAG gtGTATAATGAGCAGATCCATGACCTCCTGGAGCCCAAGGGGCCCCTTGCCATCCGCGAGGACCCGGACAAGGGGGTGGTGGTGCAAGGACTTTCTTTCCACCAG CCAGCCTCAGCCAAGCAGCTGCTGGAGATGCTGACCAGGGGGAACCGTAACCGCACGCAGCACCCCACTGATGCCAACGCGACTTCCTCCCGCTCCCATGCCATCTTCCAG ATCTTCGTGAAGCAGCAGGACCGGGTTCCAGGACTGACCCAGGCTGTCCAGGTGGCCAAGATGAGCCTGATTGACCTGGCTGGCTCAGAGCGGGCATCCAGTACCCATGCGAAGGGGGAGCGGCTGCGGGAGGGGGCCAACATCAACCGCTCTCTGCTGGCGCTCATCAATGTCCTCAACGCCTTGGCCGACGCAAAG AGCCGCAAGACCCACGTGCCCTACCGGGACAGCAAACTGACCCGCCTGCTCAAAGACTCCCTCGGGGGCAACTGCCGCACAGTGATGATCGCTGCCATCAGCCCCTCCAGCCTGACCTACGAGGACACGTACAACACCCTCAAATATGCCGACCGGGCCAAGGAGATCAGGCTCTCG CTGAAGAGCAATGTGACCAGCCTGGACTGTCACATCAGCCAGTATGCTACCATCTGCCAACAGCTCCAGGCTGAG GTAGCTGCTCTGAGGAAGAAGCTCCAAGTATATGAGGGGGGAGGCCAGCCCCCACCACAGGACCTCCCAGGATCTCCCAAGTCAGGACCACCACCGCAACA CCTTCCCAGCTCCCCCTTGccaccccaccctcccagccAGCCCTGCACCCCAGAGCTCCCTGCAGGTCCTAGAGCCTTTCAAGAGGAGAGTCTGGGGACGGAGGCCCAGGTGGAGAGGGCCATGGAAGGGAACTCTTCAGACCAGGAGCAGTCCCCAAAGGACCAGGACGAAGGCCCAGCTGAGGAG gTTCCAACCCAGATGCCAGAGCAGAACCCCACACATGCACTGCCAGAGTCCCCTGGCATGACCCTGCAGCCCAAGCCAGTCATGGGCCACCTCTCAGCACAGGAACTGGATGGGGACCGTTCTAAGCA GTTGGCCCTAAAGGTGCTGTGCCTGGCCCAGCGGCAGTTCTCCCTGCTCCGAGCAGCCAACCTCTTGACGCCTGACATGATCACAGAGTTTGAGACCCTACAGCAGCTGGTACAAGAGGAAAAAATTGAGCCTGGGGCAGAGGCCTCCAGGACTTCTGGCCTGGCCAGAGGGGCACCTCTGGCTCAGGAGCTGTGTTCAGAGTCAA ACCCTGTGCAGTCTCCTCTCCGCCCAGAGCCTCCAGGATACACTGGCCCTGTGACCCGGACCATGGCGAGGCGACTGAGTGGCCCCCTGCACACACTGGGAATCCCGCCTGGACCTaactgcaccccagcccaggGGTCCCGATGGCCTatggagaagaagaggaggagaccaAGCACCTTGGAGCCAGACAGTCCCATGGCCCCAAAGCGGGGCACCAAGCGCCAGCGCCAGTCCTTCCTGCCCTGCCTGAGGAGAGTGTCTCTGCCTGACACCCAACCTTCACAGGGGCCCAGCACCCCCAGAGGAGAAAGGGCCTCCTCCCCCTGCCATTCCCCTCGCTTTTGCCCAGCCACAGTCATCAAAAGCCGGGTGCCCCTGGGCCcttcagccatgcagaactgctCTACCCCACTGGCCCTGCCCACTCGAGACCTCAATGCCACCTTTGATCTCTCTGAGGAGCCTCCTTCAAAGCCCAGTTTCCATGAATGCATTGGCTGGGACAAAATTCCCCAGGAGCTGAGCAGGCTAGACCAGCCCTTCATCCCCAG ggtACCCGTGCCCCTGTTCACCATGAAGGGCCCCAAGCCAACATCTTCCCTCCCTGGGACCTCTGCCTGCAAGAAGAAGCGCGTTGTGAG tTCCTCAGTCTCCCGTGGCCGCAGCCGCATCGCCTGCCTCCCCAGCAGCACTTGGAAGAGGCCAGCTGGGCCCCTTGTACTCCCAGGTGACTGGCACTAG
- the KIF18B gene encoding kinesin-like protein KIF18B isoform X4 encodes MLDLDWACTSATRAWPSVGRPRERSSCSRVRKNWALLHTRTKGLGLSACQCGVGVATVMAVEDSTLQVVVRVRPPTPRELDSQRRPVVQVVDERVLVFNPEEPDGGFPGLKWGGTHDGPKKKGKDLTFVFDRVFGEAATQQDVFQHTTHSILDSFLQGYNCSVFAYGATGAGKTHTMLGREGDPGIMYLTTVELYRRLEARQQEKRFEVLISYQEVYNEQIHDLLEPKGPLAIREDPDKGVVVQGLSFHQPASAKQLLEMLTRGNRNRTQHPTDANATSSRSHAIFQIFVKQQDRVPGLTQAVQVAKMSLIDLAGSERASSTHAKGERLREGANINRSLLALINVLNALADAKSRKTHVPYRDSKLTRLLKDSLGGNCRTVMIAAISPSSLTYEDTYNTLKYADRAKEIRLSLKSNVTSLDCHISQYATICQQLQAEVAALRKKLQVYEGGGQPPPQDLPGSPKSGPPPQHLPSSPLPPHPPSQPCTPELPAGPRAFQEESLGTEAQVERAMEGNSSDQEQSPKDQDEGPAEEVPTQMPEQNPTHALPESPGMTLQPKPVMGHLSAQELDGDRSKQLALKVLCLAQRQFSLLRAANLLTPDMITEFETLQQLVQEEKIEPGAEASRTSGLARGAPLAQELCSESNPVQSPLRPEPPGYTGPVTRTMARRLSGPLHTLGIPPGPNCTPAQGSRWPMEKKRRRPSTLEPDSPMAPKRGTKRQRQSFLPCLRRVSLPDTQPSQGPSTPRGERASSPCHSPRFCPATVIKSRVPLGPSAMQNCSTPLALPTRDLNATFDLSEEPPSKPSFHECIGWDKIPQELSRLDQPFIPRVPVPLFTMKGPKPTSSLPGTSACKKKRVVRVALESPVP; translated from the exons ATGCTGGACCTAGACTGGGCCTGCACATCTGCCACCAGGGCCTGGCCCTCTGTAGGTCGGCCCCGTGAAAGGTCCTCCTGCTCGCGAGTGAGGAAGAATTGGGCTCTTCTGCACACTAGAACTAAAGGCCTGGGACTCTCTGCATGTCAGTGTGGAGTAG GTGTTGCCACAGTGATGGCAGTGGAGGACAGCACGCTGCAAGTGGTGGTACGGGTGCGGCCCCCCACCCCTCGGGAGCTGGACAGTCAGCGGCGGCCAGTGGTTCAGGTGGTGGATGAGCGGGTGCTGGTGTTTAACCCTGAGGAGCCCGATGGAGGGTTCCCTGGCCTGAAATGGGGTGGCACCCATGATGGCCCCAAGAAGAAGGGCAAAGACCTGACGTTTGTCTTTGACCGGGTCTTTGGCGAGGCGGCCACCCAACAGGACGTGTTCCAGCACACCACACACAGCATCCTGGACAGCTTCCTCCAGGGCTACAACTGTTCAG TGTTTGCCTACGGGGCCACCGGGGCTGGGAAGACACACACCATGCTGGGAAGGGAGGGGGACCCTGGCATCATGTACCTGACCACCGTGGAACTGTACAGGCGCCTGGAGGCCCGCCAGCAGGAGAAGCGCTTCGAGGTGCTCATCAGCTACCAGGAG gtGTATAATGAGCAGATCCATGACCTCCTGGAGCCCAAGGGGCCCCTTGCCATCCGCGAGGACCCGGACAAGGGGGTGGTGGTGCAAGGACTTTCTTTCCACCAG CCAGCCTCAGCCAAGCAGCTGCTGGAGATGCTGACCAGGGGGAACCGTAACCGCACGCAGCACCCCACTGATGCCAACGCGACTTCCTCCCGCTCCCATGCCATCTTCCAG ATCTTCGTGAAGCAGCAGGACCGGGTTCCAGGACTGACCCAGGCTGTCCAGGTGGCCAAGATGAGCCTGATTGACCTGGCTGGCTCAGAGCGGGCATCCAGTACCCATGCGAAGGGGGAGCGGCTGCGGGAGGGGGCCAACATCAACCGCTCTCTGCTGGCGCTCATCAATGTCCTCAACGCCTTGGCCGACGCAAAG AGCCGCAAGACCCACGTGCCCTACCGGGACAGCAAACTGACCCGCCTGCTCAAAGACTCCCTCGGGGGCAACTGCCGCACAGTGATGATCGCTGCCATCAGCCCCTCCAGCCTGACCTACGAGGACACGTACAACACCCTCAAATATGCCGACCGGGCCAAGGAGATCAGGCTCTCG CTGAAGAGCAATGTGACCAGCCTGGACTGTCACATCAGCCAGTATGCTACCATCTGCCAACAGCTCCAGGCTGAG GTAGCTGCTCTGAGGAAGAAGCTCCAAGTATATGAGGGGGGAGGCCAGCCCCCACCACAGGACCTCCCAGGATCTCCCAAGTCAGGACCACCACCGCAACA CCTTCCCAGCTCCCCCTTGccaccccaccctcccagccAGCCCTGCACCCCAGAGCTCCCTGCAGGTCCTAGAGCCTTTCAAGAGGAGAGTCTGGGGACGGAGGCCCAGGTGGAGAGGGCCATGGAAGGGAACTCTTCAGACCAGGAGCAGTCCCCAAAGGACCAGGACGAAGGCCCAGCTGAGGAG gTTCCAACCCAGATGCCAGAGCAGAACCCCACACATGCACTGCCAGAGTCCCCTGGCATGACCCTGCAGCCCAAGCCAGTCATGGGCCACCTCTCAGCACAGGAACTGGATGGGGACCGTTCTAAGCA GTTGGCCCTAAAGGTGCTGTGCCTGGCCCAGCGGCAGTTCTCCCTGCTCCGAGCAGCCAACCTCTTGACGCCTGACATGATCACAGAGTTTGAGACCCTACAGCAGCTGGTACAAGAGGAAAAAATTGAGCCTGGGGCAGAGGCCTCCAGGACTTCTGGCCTGGCCAGAGGGGCACCTCTGGCTCAGGAGCTGTGTTCAGAGTCAA ACCCTGTGCAGTCTCCTCTCCGCCCAGAGCCTCCAGGATACACTGGCCCTGTGACCCGGACCATGGCGAGGCGACTGAGTGGCCCCCTGCACACACTGGGAATCCCGCCTGGACCTaactgcaccccagcccaggGGTCCCGATGGCCTatggagaagaagaggaggagaccaAGCACCTTGGAGCCAGACAGTCCCATGGCCCCAAAGCGGGGCACCAAGCGCCAGCGCCAGTCCTTCCTGCCCTGCCTGAGGAGAGTGTCTCTGCCTGACACCCAACCTTCACAGGGGCCCAGCACCCCCAGAGGAGAAAGGGCCTCCTCCCCCTGCCATTCCCCTCGCTTTTGCCCAGCCACAGTCATCAAAAGCCGGGTGCCCCTGGGCCcttcagccatgcagaactgctCTACCCCACTGGCCCTGCCCACTCGAGACCTCAATGCCACCTTTGATCTCTCTGAGGAGCCTCCTTCAAAGCCCAGTTTCCATGAATGCATTGGCTGGGACAAAATTCCCCAGGAGCTGAGCAGGCTAGACCAGCCCTTCATCCCCAG ggtACCCGTGCCCCTGTTCACCATGAAGGGCCCCAAGCCAACATCTTCCCTCCCTGGGACCTCTGCCTGCAAGAAGAAGCGCGTTGTGAG AGTTGCCCTTGAGTCCCCTGTGCCCTAG
- the KIF18B gene encoding kinesin-like protein KIF18B isoform X7 — MAVEDSTLQVVVRVRPPTPRELDSQRRPVVQVVDERVLVFNPEEPDGGFPGLKWGGTHDGPKKKGKDLTFVFDRVFGEAATQQDVFQHTTHSILDSFLQGYNCSVFAYGATGAGKTHTMLGREGDPGIMYLTTVELYRRLEARQQEKRFEVLISYQEVYNEQIHDLLEPKGPLAIREDPDKGVVVQGLSFHQPASAKQLLEMLTRGNRNRTQHPTDANATSSRSHAIFQIFVKQQDRVPGLTQAVQVAKMSLIDLAGSERASSTHAKGERLREGANINRSLLALINVLNALADAKSRKTHVPYRDSKLTRLLKDSLGGNCRTVMIAAISPSSLTYEDTYNTLKYADRAKEIRLSLKSNVTSLDCHISQYATICQQLQAEVAALRKKLQVYEGGGQPPPQDLPGSPKSGPPPQHLPSSPLPPHPPSQPCTPELPAGPRAFQEESLGTEAQVERAMEGNSSDQEQSPKDQDEGPAEEVPTQMPEQNPTHALPESPGMTLQPKPVMGHLSAQELDGDRSKQLALKVLCLAQRQFSLLRAANLLTPDMITEFETLQQLVQEEKIEPGAEASRTSGLARGAPLAQELCSESNPVQSPLRPEPPGYTGPVTRTMARRLSGPLHTLGIPPGPNCTPAQGSRWPMEKKRRRPSTLEPDSPMAPKRGTKRQRQSFLPCLRRVSLPDTQPSQGPSTPRGERASSPCHSPRFCPATVIKSRVPLGPSAMQNCSTPLALPTRDLNATFDLSEEPPSKPSFHECIGWDKIPQELSRLDQPFIPRVPVPLFTMKGPKPTSSLPGTSACKKKRVVRVALESPVP, encoded by the exons ATGGCAGTGGAGGACAGCACGCTGCAAGTGGTGGTACGGGTGCGGCCCCCCACCCCTCGGGAGCTGGACAGTCAGCGGCGGCCAGTGGTTCAGGTGGTGGATGAGCGGGTGCTGGTGTTTAACCCTGAGGAGCCCGATGGAGGGTTCCCTGGCCTGAAATGGGGTGGCACCCATGATGGCCCCAAGAAGAAGGGCAAAGACCTGACGTTTGTCTTTGACCGGGTCTTTGGCGAGGCGGCCACCCAACAGGACGTGTTCCAGCACACCACACACAGCATCCTGGACAGCTTCCTCCAGGGCTACAACTGTTCAG TGTTTGCCTACGGGGCCACCGGGGCTGGGAAGACACACACCATGCTGGGAAGGGAGGGGGACCCTGGCATCATGTACCTGACCACCGTGGAACTGTACAGGCGCCTGGAGGCCCGCCAGCAGGAGAAGCGCTTCGAGGTGCTCATCAGCTACCAGGAG gtGTATAATGAGCAGATCCATGACCTCCTGGAGCCCAAGGGGCCCCTTGCCATCCGCGAGGACCCGGACAAGGGGGTGGTGGTGCAAGGACTTTCTTTCCACCAG CCAGCCTCAGCCAAGCAGCTGCTGGAGATGCTGACCAGGGGGAACCGTAACCGCACGCAGCACCCCACTGATGCCAACGCGACTTCCTCCCGCTCCCATGCCATCTTCCAG ATCTTCGTGAAGCAGCAGGACCGGGTTCCAGGACTGACCCAGGCTGTCCAGGTGGCCAAGATGAGCCTGATTGACCTGGCTGGCTCAGAGCGGGCATCCAGTACCCATGCGAAGGGGGAGCGGCTGCGGGAGGGGGCCAACATCAACCGCTCTCTGCTGGCGCTCATCAATGTCCTCAACGCCTTGGCCGACGCAAAG AGCCGCAAGACCCACGTGCCCTACCGGGACAGCAAACTGACCCGCCTGCTCAAAGACTCCCTCGGGGGCAACTGCCGCACAGTGATGATCGCTGCCATCAGCCCCTCCAGCCTGACCTACGAGGACACGTACAACACCCTCAAATATGCCGACCGGGCCAAGGAGATCAGGCTCTCG CTGAAGAGCAATGTGACCAGCCTGGACTGTCACATCAGCCAGTATGCTACCATCTGCCAACAGCTCCAGGCTGAG GTAGCTGCTCTGAGGAAGAAGCTCCAAGTATATGAGGGGGGAGGCCAGCCCCCACCACAGGACCTCCCAGGATCTCCCAAGTCAGGACCACCACCGCAACA CCTTCCCAGCTCCCCCTTGccaccccaccctcccagccAGCCCTGCACCCCAGAGCTCCCTGCAGGTCCTAGAGCCTTTCAAGAGGAGAGTCTGGGGACGGAGGCCCAGGTGGAGAGGGCCATGGAAGGGAACTCTTCAGACCAGGAGCAGTCCCCAAAGGACCAGGACGAAGGCCCAGCTGAGGAG gTTCCAACCCAGATGCCAGAGCAGAACCCCACACATGCACTGCCAGAGTCCCCTGGCATGACCCTGCAGCCCAAGCCAGTCATGGGCCACCTCTCAGCACAGGAACTGGATGGGGACCGTTCTAAGCA GTTGGCCCTAAAGGTGCTGTGCCTGGCCCAGCGGCAGTTCTCCCTGCTCCGAGCAGCCAACCTCTTGACGCCTGACATGATCACAGAGTTTGAGACCCTACAGCAGCTGGTACAAGAGGAAAAAATTGAGCCTGGGGCAGAGGCCTCCAGGACTTCTGGCCTGGCCAGAGGGGCACCTCTGGCTCAGGAGCTGTGTTCAGAGTCAA ACCCTGTGCAGTCTCCTCTCCGCCCAGAGCCTCCAGGATACACTGGCCCTGTGACCCGGACCATGGCGAGGCGACTGAGTGGCCCCCTGCACACACTGGGAATCCCGCCTGGACCTaactgcaccccagcccaggGGTCCCGATGGCCTatggagaagaagaggaggagaccaAGCACCTTGGAGCCAGACAGTCCCATGGCCCCAAAGCGGGGCACCAAGCGCCAGCGCCAGTCCTTCCTGCCCTGCCTGAGGAGAGTGTCTCTGCCTGACACCCAACCTTCACAGGGGCCCAGCACCCCCAGAGGAGAAAGGGCCTCCTCCCCCTGCCATTCCCCTCGCTTTTGCCCAGCCACAGTCATCAAAAGCCGGGTGCCCCTGGGCCcttcagccatgcagaactgctCTACCCCACTGGCCCTGCCCACTCGAGACCTCAATGCCACCTTTGATCTCTCTGAGGAGCCTCCTTCAAAGCCCAGTTTCCATGAATGCATTGGCTGGGACAAAATTCCCCAGGAGCTGAGCAGGCTAGACCAGCCCTTCATCCCCAG ggtACCCGTGCCCCTGTTCACCATGAAGGGCCCCAAGCCAACATCTTCCCTCCCTGGGACCTCTGCCTGCAAGAAGAAGCGCGTTGTGAG AGTTGCCCTTGAGTCCCCTGTGCCCTAG